One Oncorhynchus kisutch isolate 150728-3 linkage group LG13, Okis_V2, whole genome shotgun sequence DNA window includes the following coding sequences:
- the LOC109902235 gene encoding regulator of chromosome condensation-like: MNAKKAPKRQKESKQEEVKDPKKVKVSVSHSSHGEEKGLVLVLGQGDVGQLGLGEDIMERKRPALVTLPEGVVQVAAGGMHTVCLSDTGNIYTFGCNDEGALGRETTEEGSEMVPGKVALDERVVQVSAGDSHTAALTDDGAVYIWGSFRDNSGVIGLLEPLKKVTVPVKVPMKGPVMKIASGNDHLVMLTASGDLYTSGCGEQGQLGRVPELFANRGGRKGLLRLLIPQIVKVQSRGKIHFTDAFCGAYMTIAVSKEGHVYGFGLSNYHQLGTKLINTCFVPIKLTSFKNSTINWIGFSGGQHHTVCLDSAGKVYSLGRAEYGRLGLGQGAEEKSEPTPVEGLDLAQVVACGASVSYAVTKQGSAYAWGMGTNLQLGTGEEDDEWSPVEMTGKQLENRIVLMVASGGQHTILLVKDKQES; encoded by the exons ATGAATGCAAAGAAGGCTCCTAAGAGACAAAAGGAAAGTAAACAAGAGGAAGTAAAGGATCCTAAGAAAGTTAAAG TGTCAGTTTCCCACAGCAGCCATGGGGAGGAGAAGGGTCTGGTTCTAGTGCTGGGCCAAGGGGACGTAGGACAGTTGGGTCTGGGAGAGGACATAATGGAGAGGAAGAGGCCGGCCCTGGTGACACTGCCTGAGGGTGTGGTGCAGGTGGCGGCGGGGGGCATGCACACAGTCTGTCTCAGTGACACTGGAAAT ATCTACACGTTTGGCTGCAATGATGAGGGTGCTCTGGGTCGAGAGACGACAGAAGAGGGCTCCGAGATGGTGCCAGGGAAGGTGGCCCTGGACGAGAGGGTGGTTCAGGTGTCTGCTGGGGACAGTCACACAGCTGCACTCACAGATGATGGTGCAGTATACATTTGGGGCTCCTTCAGG GATAACAGCGGAGTCATTGGTCTACTAGAGCCTCTGAAGAAGGTTACTGTGCCTGTCAAGGTCCCCATGAAAGGGCCTGTGATGAAAATAGCATCAG GTAATGACCACTTGGTGATGCTGACAGCAAGCGGTGACCTCTACACATCAGGCTGTGGAGAGCAGGGGCAGCTGGGAAGAGTGCCGGAGCTCTTTGCCAACCGAGGGGGCAGGAAAGGGCTGT TGCGGTTGCTGATACCTCAGATTGTGAAGGTCCAGTCTAGGGGCAAGATTCACTTCACAGATGCCTTCTGTGGGGCTTATATGACCATTGCTGTGTCAAAAGAAGGCCACGTCTATGGATTTGGACTGTCAAACTACCATCAGCTTG GGACCAAACTCATCAACACATGCTTTGTGCCAATAAAACTTACCTCCTTCAAAAACTCCACCATTAACTGGATTGGCTTCTCAGGGGGACAGCACCACACAGTCTGCCTCGACTCTGCCG GGAAGGTGTACAGCCTGGGCCGGGCGGAGTATGGGCGTTTGGGTCTGGGCCAGGGGGCAGAGGAGAAGAGCGAGCCCACGCCTGTGGAAGGACTGGATCTAGCCCAGGTGGTGGCTTGTGGGGCGTCGGTCAGCTATGCTGTCACCAAACAAG GGTCTGCATATGCCTGGGGTATGGGCACTAACCTCCAGCTTGGCACAGGTGAGGAGGACGACGAATGGAGCCCTGTAGAGATGACTGGCAAGCAGCTGGAGAACCGCATAGTACTGATGGTGGCCAGCGGCGGGCAGCACACAATCCTACTGGTCAAAGACAAGCAGGAGAGTTGA